The Corallococcus silvisoli genome has a segment encoding these proteins:
- a CDS encoding multicopper oxidase family protein, producing MNTTTTDDPQGAPEDTRSEEPRTGPDVPALTRRSLLARTGATLATGALLMHGRDARAQPAAPGAKQAHLPPGREGRDYRPVVVPNGAKLPWRDVGGVKVFHLVAQEVEHEFAPGLKATCWGYNGHVHGPTIEVVEGDRVRFYVTNKLPAHTTVHWHGVLLPSGMDGVGGLNQKAIAPGETYRYEFTVRQSGTCMYHSHHDEMTQMALGMVGMFIIHPRKPVGPRVDRDFAIMLHEWRIDPGARRPDPNEMTDFNILTMNAKAFPGTAPLVVRQGERVRIRFGNLSAMDHHPIHLHGFQFRITETDGGRIPDNAQWPETTVLVPTGSTRTIEFVADEPGDWAMHCHMTHHVMNQMGHDLPNMIGVKPDGLDAKVRPLLPGYMTMGQTGMGDMGGMHHMPVPANSIPMVGGKGPYDDITMGGMFTLLKVRAKLDGEGDPGWYTPPPGTQAQLAQADELRRDGIDV from the coding sequence ATGAACACCACGACCACTGACGACCCCCAGGGCGCCCCCGAGGACACGCGGTCCGAAGAGCCCCGAACCGGCCCGGACGTTCCCGCCCTCACGCGCCGGAGCCTGCTCGCGCGCACGGGCGCCACGCTGGCGACAGGCGCCCTGCTGATGCACGGCCGCGACGCGCGGGCCCAACCCGCCGCGCCTGGCGCGAAGCAGGCGCACCTGCCGCCAGGACGAGAGGGGCGCGACTACCGGCCCGTCGTCGTGCCCAACGGGGCGAAGCTGCCCTGGCGGGACGTGGGCGGCGTGAAGGTGTTCCACCTGGTGGCGCAGGAGGTGGAGCACGAATTCGCGCCCGGCCTCAAGGCCACGTGCTGGGGCTACAACGGACACGTGCATGGGCCCACCATCGAGGTGGTGGAGGGCGACCGCGTCCGCTTCTACGTCACCAACAAGCTGCCCGCGCACACCACGGTGCACTGGCACGGCGTCCTGCTCCCCAGCGGCATGGATGGCGTGGGGGGCCTGAACCAGAAGGCCATCGCGCCGGGGGAGACGTACCGCTACGAGTTCACGGTGCGCCAGTCCGGCACGTGCATGTATCACTCGCACCACGACGAGATGACGCAGATGGCGCTGGGCATGGTGGGCATGTTCATCATCCACCCGCGCAAGCCGGTGGGACCGCGCGTGGACCGGGACTTCGCCATCATGCTGCACGAGTGGCGCATCGACCCGGGCGCGCGGCGCCCGGACCCCAACGAGATGACGGACTTCAACATCCTGACGATGAACGCGAAGGCGTTCCCCGGCACGGCTCCGCTCGTCGTGCGCCAGGGCGAGCGGGTGCGGATCCGGTTCGGCAACCTGAGCGCGATGGATCACCACCCCATCCACCTGCACGGCTTCCAGTTCCGCATCACCGAGACGGACGGAGGCCGCATCCCGGACAACGCGCAGTGGCCGGAGACGACGGTGCTGGTGCCCACCGGGAGCACGCGCACCATCGAGTTCGTCGCGGACGAGCCTGGCGACTGGGCCATGCACTGTCACATGACCCACCACGTGATGAACCAGATGGGCCACGATCTGCCGAACATGATCGGCGTGAAGCCCGACGGCCTGGACGCGAAGGTGCGCCCGCTGCTCCCGGGATACATGACGATGGGGCAGACGGGCATGGGGGACATGGGCGGCATGCACCACATGCCCGTGCCCGCGAACTCCATCCCCATGGTGGGGGGCAAGGGCCCCTACGACGACATCACCATGGGCGGCATGTTCACGCTGCTCAAGGTCCGCGCGAAGCTGGACGGCGAAGGCGATCCGGGCTGGTACACCCCACCGCCGGGAACGCAGGCACAGCTGGCCCAGGCGGACGAGCTTCGCCGCGACGGCATCGACGTCTGA
- a CDS encoding acyl-CoA desaturase: protein MIPYFFAAHWSLSVLSQSLFQHRYAAHRMFTMGPRTERAMHLSTALIQGSSYLDPRAYAILHREHHAYADTERDPHSPAHQKNPLRMMLETARRYTGLLARRIPSEKRFLGGHPEWPAVDRLFSRWPMRVAFGAAYALFYRRFATRPWHWALMPLHLVMGPVHGAIVNWCGHRYGYRNFASRDDSRNTLPFDVLCMGELFQNNHHARPASPDFAARRFELDPTWQVMRLLARLKLIRLTNVPQGEHAKDRPALARETQSPPLTASPSL, encoded by the coding sequence ATGATTCCCTACTTCTTCGCCGCGCACTGGTCCCTCAGCGTCCTCAGTCAGAGCCTCTTCCAGCACCGCTACGCCGCGCACCGGATGTTCACGATGGGGCCGCGCACCGAGCGGGCGATGCACCTGTCGACCGCCTTGATTCAAGGCTCGAGCTATCTGGACCCGCGCGCCTACGCCATCCTGCACCGGGAACACCACGCGTACGCGGACACGGAACGCGATCCGCATTCCCCCGCGCATCAGAAGAACCCGCTGCGGATGATGCTCGAGACCGCGCGCCGCTACACGGGCCTGCTCGCCCGGCGAATCCCCTCCGAAAAGCGCTTCCTCGGCGGTCATCCGGAGTGGCCCGCGGTGGATCGCCTCTTCAGTCGCTGGCCCATGCGCGTCGCCTTCGGCGCCGCCTACGCGCTGTTCTACCGGCGCTTCGCGACGCGTCCCTGGCATTGGGCGCTCATGCCCTTGCATCTCGTGATGGGGCCGGTGCACGGCGCCATCGTCAACTGGTGCGGCCACCGGTATGGCTACCGCAACTTCGCGAGCCGCGACGACTCCCGAAACACCCTGCCGTTCGACGTGCTGTGCATGGGCGAGCTGTTCCAGAACAACCACCACGCCCGGCCGGCGAGCCCCGACTTCGCGGCACGACGCTTCGAGCTGGATCCCACATGGCAGGTGATGCGGCTGCTCGCCCGCCTGAAGCTCATCCGCCTGACGAACGTGCCGCAGGGTGAGCACGCGAAGGACCGCCCCGCCCTGGCGCGGGAAACCCAGAGCCCGCCGCTGACAGCATCCCCATCCTTGTGA